From one Luteipulveratus mongoliensis genomic stretch:
- a CDS encoding M1 family metallopeptidase, with amino-acid sequence MRRRPEADPYLPGHGDPSYAVTNYDLDLDYALENNHLSGRATLTLRACVDLDELTLDLHALKVVKVTGLKVKRHTHRSGRLRLMLAESLAAGDEATVTIAYRGVPKVVPDKIGEAGWEELEDGVIVASQPGGAPSWFPCNDRPDDKATYRITVTAASDYLVVANGQRTDQRRRASRTTWTYEMTDPMATYLATVQIGRYAEHKIRAAVPMTAAVPPARRRAFDDAFGDQPKMLDLYIRLFGPYPFDSYRVVITDDELEIPLEAQGLSIFGSNFLNRDWDSQRLIAHELSHQWFGNAVTLESLKDIWLHEGFACYSEWLWSQESGGPSTDHRARHHWERLSHLGQRLILGDPGADDVFDDRVYKRGALTLHAIRLTIGDDAFFEALRTWVVRHRGGNVRTEDFVRLVEKVSGTSIQGLIDDWVYSGTLPPLPASNQAAPA; translated from the coding sequence GTGAGGCGGCGGCCCGAGGCTGACCCGTACCTCCCGGGTCACGGCGACCCGTCGTACGCCGTCACCAACTACGACCTCGACCTCGACTACGCGCTCGAGAACAACCATCTGTCCGGTCGCGCCACGCTCACCCTGCGCGCCTGCGTGGACCTCGACGAGCTCACCCTCGACCTGCACGCGCTGAAGGTCGTCAAGGTCACCGGCCTCAAGGTCAAGCGCCACACCCATCGCAGCGGCCGCCTGCGACTGATGCTGGCCGAGTCCCTCGCCGCCGGGGACGAGGCGACGGTGACAATCGCCTACCGCGGGGTGCCCAAGGTCGTACCCGACAAGATCGGTGAGGCCGGCTGGGAAGAGCTCGAGGACGGCGTGATCGTCGCCTCGCAGCCCGGCGGCGCCCCCTCCTGGTTCCCCTGCAACGACCGGCCGGACGACAAGGCGACCTACCGGATCACGGTGACCGCCGCGTCCGACTACCTCGTCGTCGCCAACGGGCAGCGGACCGACCAACGCCGCCGCGCCAGTCGTACGACGTGGACCTACGAGATGACCGACCCAATGGCGACCTATCTCGCGACGGTGCAGATCGGCCGGTACGCCGAGCACAAGATCCGGGCCGCGGTCCCGATGACGGCAGCGGTGCCTCCCGCTCGCCGACGCGCATTCGACGACGCCTTCGGCGACCAGCCAAAGATGCTGGACCTCTACATCCGGTTGTTCGGGCCCTACCCGTTCGACAGCTATCGCGTCGTGATCACTGACGACGAGCTGGAGATCCCGCTGGAAGCCCAGGGGCTGTCGATCTTCGGGTCCAACTTCCTCAACCGCGACTGGGACTCCCAGCGACTCATCGCGCACGAGCTGTCGCACCAGTGGTTCGGCAATGCCGTGACTCTCGAGTCGCTGAAGGACATCTGGCTGCACGAAGGCTTCGCCTGCTACAGCGAGTGGCTGTGGTCGCAGGAGTCCGGTGGGCCCTCGACCGACCATCGCGCTCGCCATCACTGGGAGCGCCTCAGCCACCTCGGCCAGCGCCTGATCCTCGGCGACCCCGGCGCGGACGACGTGTTCGACGACCGGGTCTACAAGCGAGGAGCGTTGACACTGCACGCGATTCGGCTCACGATCGGCGACGACGCCTTCTTCGAGGCGCTGCGCACCTGGGTCGTACGACACCGCGGCGGCAACGTCCGGACCGAGGACTTCGTGCGGCTGGTCGAGAAGGTCTCCGGCACCTCGATCCAGGGGCTGATCGACGACTGGGTCTACAGCGGAACCCTGCCGCCACTTCCCGCGTCCAACCAGGCGGCTCCGGCCTGA
- a CDS encoding methyltransferase domain-containing protein, whose translation MADSEQPLSFRADRIEPSQVERLAFVLDMQAQLPDVRRLRAWALDALSPAEGERAVDVGSGTGSEVLALAARLGPTGEAIGVEPNAGLRDLAEQRAAEAAEPNVRFVEGDAYALPFEDASVDVVRCERVLQHLEAPERAVAEVARVLKPGGRVCIIDSDWGTAILHPADPAVVRAAMESMHARLPNPFSGRLLRGQLSTAGLVVDDIGSQALVQPLTAAEGPLVQMLADRALADGAIDEDQHTQLLHDLRAGAAAGDFHMSVTMFAALAHQSTHPPVE comes from the coding sequence ATGGCCGACTCCGAGCAACCGCTGTCGTTCCGCGCCGACCGGATCGAGCCCAGCCAGGTCGAGCGGCTCGCCTTCGTGCTCGACATGCAGGCGCAGCTGCCCGATGTACGCCGATTGCGCGCCTGGGCGCTCGACGCTCTTTCCCCGGCTGAGGGGGAGCGGGCCGTCGACGTCGGTTCGGGCACGGGTTCGGAGGTGCTGGCGCTGGCTGCCCGGCTCGGGCCGACCGGTGAGGCGATCGGGGTCGAGCCGAACGCCGGTCTGCGCGACCTTGCCGAGCAGAGAGCCGCCGAGGCAGCCGAGCCGAACGTGCGGTTCGTCGAGGGCGATGCTTACGCGCTGCCGTTCGAGGACGCGAGCGTCGATGTCGTGCGCTGCGAGCGGGTCCTGCAGCATCTCGAGGCGCCGGAGCGCGCGGTGGCCGAGGTCGCGCGGGTGCTCAAGCCCGGGGGTCGCGTCTGCATCATCGACAGCGACTGGGGGACCGCCATCCTGCATCCTGCGGACCCGGCCGTTGTTCGGGCGGCGATGGAGAGCATGCACGCGCGTCTGCCCAACCCGTTCTCCGGGAGGTTGCTGCGAGGTCAGCTGAGCACAGCGGGCCTGGTGGTCGATGACATCGGGTCGCAGGCGCTCGTCCAGCCGCTGACCGCGGCCGAAGGTCCGCTGGTGCAGATGCTCGCGGACCGTGCGCTGGCGGACGGCGCCATCGATGAGGATCAGCACACCCAGCTGTTGCATGATCTGCGGGCAGGTGCCGCAGCCGGCGACTTCCACATGTCCGTGACGATGTTCGCCGCCCTCGCTCACCAGAGCACCCATCCGCCGGTCGAGTAG
- a CDS encoding cytochrome ubiquinol oxidase subunit I encodes MELDLARWQFAVTTVYHFLFVPVTIGLSAFVAGFHTAYLKNRNPQHLRMAKFLGKLFTINFALGLVTGIVQEFQFGMNWSDYSRFVGDIFGAPLAIEALLAFFLESTFLGLWIFGWGRIPEKLHVACIWIVHIGTLMSAYFILAANSFMQHPVGYRINPTTGRAELTDFVAVLTNKVQMVTFPHTAFAAYLTGAAVVLGASMWQLHRRKVEDDMPMYRTAARVGAIALIIAGAGVAISGDQQGKVMTEVQPMKMAAAEALYETQDSAPFSIVTISSLDGKQEKVAITVPKLLSFLGTGDFDGTIHGINDLERQYEAKYNADPLTRAATYTPTLPLTYWSFRLMIGLGMASVGVGLLSLWILRGGRTHARARWWPLLSVAVALGPVLGNAFGWIFTETGRQPWLIFGVFTTKSGVSPGVSAGEVLTSLIVFTTLYAVLAVIEIGLTIRYARAGAEPIKEQAATSEDDAPLQFAY; translated from the coding sequence GTGGAGCTCGACCTGGCTCGCTGGCAGTTCGCTGTCACGACCGTCTACCACTTCCTGTTCGTGCCGGTCACGATCGGGTTGTCGGCCTTCGTCGCGGGCTTCCACACGGCGTACCTCAAGAACCGCAACCCGCAGCACCTGCGCATGGCGAAGTTCCTCGGCAAGCTCTTCACCATCAACTTCGCGCTCGGGCTGGTGACCGGGATCGTGCAGGAGTTCCAGTTCGGGATGAACTGGTCGGACTACTCCCGCTTCGTCGGGGACATCTTCGGCGCACCGCTGGCGATCGAGGCGCTGCTGGCGTTCTTCCTCGAGTCGACGTTCCTGGGCTTGTGGATCTTCGGGTGGGGGCGCATCCCCGAGAAGCTGCACGTCGCCTGCATCTGGATCGTGCACATCGGCACGTTGATGTCGGCGTACTTCATCCTCGCGGCCAACTCGTTCATGCAGCACCCCGTCGGCTATCGGATCAACCCGACCACCGGCCGCGCCGAGCTGACCGACTTCGTCGCCGTGCTCACCAACAAGGTGCAGATGGTGACGTTCCCGCACACGGCCTTTGCGGCGTACCTCACCGGCGCGGCCGTCGTGCTCGGTGCCTCGATGTGGCAGCTGCACCGCCGCAAGGTCGAGGACGACATGCCGATGTACCGGACGGCCGCCCGCGTCGGCGCGATCGCGCTCATCATCGCCGGTGCCGGAGTCGCGATCTCGGGCGATCAGCAAGGCAAGGTCATGACCGAGGTTCAGCCGATGAAGATGGCCGCCGCCGAGGCGCTGTACGAGACCCAGGACTCCGCGCCGTTCTCGATCGTGACCATCTCCAGCCTCGACGGCAAGCAGGAGAAGGTCGCGATCACGGTGCCAAAGCTGTTGTCGTTCTTGGGAACTGGCGACTTCGACGGCACGATCCACGGCATCAACGACCTCGAGCGACAGTACGAGGCCAAGTACAACGCCGACCCGCTGACCCGGGCGGCGACGTACACCCCGACCTTGCCGCTGACGTACTGGTCGTTCCGCCTGATGATCGGGCTCGGCATGGCGTCAGTGGGAGTCGGGCTGCTGTCGCTCTGGATCCTGCGCGGCGGACGTACGCACGCGCGCGCTCGCTGGTGGCCGCTGCTGTCGGTTGCCGTCGCCCTCGGGCCGGTGCTGGGCAACGCGTTCGGCTGGATCTTCACTGAGACCGGTCGCCAGCCGTGGCTGATCTTCGGGGTCTTCACGACGAAATCTGGTGTCAGTCCTGGGGTTTCGGCTGGCGAAGTGCTCACGTCACTGATCGTTTTTACCACGCTGTACGCCGTCCTCGCCGTCATCGAGATCGGCCTCACCATCCGCTACGCCAGAGCCGGCGCCGAGCCCATCAAGGAGCAGGCCGCGACGTCCGAGGACGACGCGCCACTCCAGTTCGCCTACTAG
- the cydB gene encoding cytochrome d ubiquinol oxidase subunit II, with product MELTTVWFILITVLWTGYFCLEGFDFGVGMLFPILGRTEDRRRVLLNTIGPVWDGNEVWLITAAGATFAAFPHWYATLFSGFYLPLLLILVALIVRALGFEYRHKRNDPTWRRGWDAMIVFGSVTPAFVWGVAFVNMVHGLPINADMEFTGSVISLLNPLALLGGLTTVTLFLLHGSLFIALKTDGEIRSDARALAGKVGFAAAGLTGVLLLLLGTDRGDSASWITAAVAVGALAGALAMNGRGHEGWAFIGTFLAIALLVITWFLMLFPDVMPSSTNAAWSLTAENAASSHKTLTIMTWVGALFTPIVVLYQGFTYWTFRKRIATHHIPPAHDERDYAPTAAS from the coding sequence ATGGAGCTGACGACCGTCTGGTTCATCCTGATCACGGTGCTGTGGACGGGTTACTTCTGCCTCGAGGGGTTCGACTTCGGCGTCGGGATGCTGTTCCCGATCCTGGGCCGCACGGAGGACCGCAGGCGAGTGCTGCTCAACACGATCGGTCCGGTCTGGGACGGCAACGAGGTCTGGCTGATCACTGCTGCAGGCGCAACGTTCGCCGCCTTCCCGCATTGGTACGCAACGCTTTTCAGCGGTTTCTACCTGCCGCTGCTGCTGATCCTCGTCGCGCTGATCGTCCGGGCACTCGGCTTCGAGTACCGCCACAAGCGGAACGACCCGACCTGGCGACGCGGGTGGGACGCGATGATCGTGTTCGGCTCAGTGACGCCGGCGTTCGTGTGGGGGGTCGCGTTCGTCAACATGGTGCACGGTCTGCCCATCAATGCCGACATGGAGTTCACCGGATCGGTCATCAGCCTCCTCAACCCGCTGGCTCTCCTCGGTGGACTCACCACCGTGACGCTCTTCCTGCTCCACGGCTCCCTGTTCATCGCCCTCAAGACGGACGGTGAGATTCGTTCTGATGCAAGAGCTCTCGCGGGGAAGGTGGGCTTCGCCGCGGCCGGGCTCACGGGCGTACTCCTGCTCCTTCTGGGCACCGACCGCGGTGACTCGGCGAGCTGGATCACGGCGGCTGTCGCCGTCGGAGCACTGGCCGGTGCGCTCGCGATGAACGGGCGCGGCCATGAGGGCTGGGCGTTCATCGGCACCTTCCTCGCGATCGCCCTGCTGGTGATCACCTGGTTCCTGATGCTGTTCCCGGACGTCATGCCGTCTTCGACCAACGCCGCCTGGTCCCTCACCGCGGAGAACGCCGCCAGCAGCCACAAGACACTCACGATCATGACCTGGGTGGGCGCACTGTTCACACCGATTGTCGTTCTGTACCAAGGGTTTACGTACTGGACGTTCCGCAAGCGCATCGCCACTCATCACATCCCGCCAGCTCATGACGAGCGGGACTACGCACCGACAGCGGCGTCCTGA
- the cydC gene encoding thiol reductant ABC exporter subunit CydC, producing MQPFDSRLIRQVPAVRRPLVLLGVLGVVGGVLAVAQAFAVAQLVVAVVRSEDLGTPCAWVAGVLAARGIITGTAELAAGWTGSRVAGVVRRHRLDRWLSSTVEHRPAPAEMVALSTDGAASIEPYVARYLPTLVTASVVPALAVVALLVTDVWSALIVILTLPLLPVFAALIGKHTERATAGRWSELVSLGGHFLDVVRGLPTLVGYQRATVQASTVRQISDRHRRATVRTLRTAFLSSAALELLATISVAMVAVGVGLRLAGGHLGLATALTAILLAPEAYWPIRRVGQEFHAAADGARALDDLLDDRVVMTRPGGHEMPTRSSRSIGQPDAVARAHQLTYRYPGAETDVVRRLDLTLSRGLTAVTGPSGCGKTTLLELLAGLREPTDGRIAAPRAHLVTQRPFIAPATLDTNLALSAGPQVARPLHERLADVPASTVLGDDGFGLSAGQRALLAIERARRSDATMLLLDEPTAHLDAEAAADVRELLTDLARDRIVIVVTHDPELAAAADHQVALAETGGRREEACAPPHQSSRRADSPPQPHRDQPDNRSTTVDRTPRRSSRTLVAGLVGGLAASSGVALTATSGWLVVRASERPVVLTLLTAIVAVRAFGIGRPVLRYAERVLSHDVALAELTERRVDAYRRLIPLTPARLGRRRRSDLLTGFVRDLDDIVDATVRVHIPLIATVMASVVAIGVTLAIVPASALVVVGLVAAVAVIAVIDWLCERRTQATSLQARSDVARAAHLASSNALELQAISASDYAITQLDEAQVRAESGALRQAGGRAIGQAGTSVLVGLSTITMAAVVATADITAPAAALLLLVPLALGEVLSGLPDAMGALARSRAAERRVRALLSQEPAVAEPLTSVTGMHHPATGVPRLRLTDVSATWDGRQAALPATTLTIEPGEHLAVTGPNGSGKSTLLAVLARHLDPVSGRYALDDRDVRTRPLDDVRRRIAFVEDEPHVFAGTVRANLLLARPGADDRAVTHALVDAGLGRWLAGLPEGLGTTLGSAGRGVSGGERARLGIARALLSERPVVLLDEPVAHLDHPTAAAVLEDLHVATASRTVVLVTHQQMAEDRCDTVLRWGASHQVPARSMP from the coding sequence ATGCAGCCCTTCGACAGCAGGTTGATCAGGCAGGTCCCGGCCGTACGCCGACCGCTCGTCCTCCTGGGCGTACTCGGCGTCGTGGGCGGCGTCCTCGCCGTTGCGCAGGCGTTCGCGGTCGCGCAGCTGGTCGTCGCCGTCGTCCGGAGCGAAGACCTCGGGACGCCGTGCGCCTGGGTTGCCGGCGTACTCGCAGCGCGTGGAATCATCACGGGCACAGCAGAACTCGCGGCCGGCTGGACGGGCAGTCGAGTCGCCGGCGTCGTACGCCGACACCGCCTCGACCGCTGGCTGTCATCGACGGTCGAGCACCGCCCAGCTCCCGCCGAGATGGTCGCCCTGAGCACCGACGGCGCCGCCAGCATCGAGCCGTACGTCGCCCGCTACCTCCCGACCCTCGTCACCGCGTCCGTCGTGCCGGCCCTCGCAGTCGTGGCGCTCCTGGTCACCGATGTGTGGAGCGCGCTGATCGTGATCCTCACACTGCCGCTGCTGCCCGTCTTCGCGGCGCTGATCGGCAAGCACACCGAGCGGGCCACCGCCGGCCGGTGGTCCGAGCTGGTGTCGCTCGGTGGCCACTTCCTCGACGTCGTTCGCGGGCTCCCGACGCTGGTCGGCTACCAGCGAGCGACCGTGCAGGCGAGCACGGTCCGACAGATCAGTGACCGCCACCGCCGTGCCACCGTACGGACCCTGCGCACGGCCTTCCTGTCCTCGGCCGCACTGGAGCTGCTGGCCACGATCTCGGTCGCGATGGTTGCCGTCGGCGTCGGACTGCGGCTGGCGGGCGGGCACCTCGGGCTGGCCACCGCGCTCACCGCGATCCTGCTCGCACCCGAGGCCTACTGGCCGATTCGACGCGTGGGCCAGGAGTTCCACGCCGCCGCGGACGGCGCCCGCGCCCTGGACGACCTCCTCGACGATCGGGTGGTCATGACGCGCCCTGGAGGGCACGAGATGCCCACCCGATCGTCAAGGTCGATCGGTCAGCCCGACGCCGTCGCACGCGCTCACCAGCTCACCTACCGATACCCCGGAGCCGAGACCGACGTCGTACGCCGCCTCGACCTCACGCTGTCGCGCGGGCTGACCGCGGTGACGGGTCCGTCCGGGTGCGGCAAGACGACGCTCCTGGAGCTGCTGGCCGGCCTCCGCGAACCGACCGACGGCCGCATCGCCGCCCCGCGGGCCCACCTCGTCACACAGCGCCCCTTCATCGCGCCCGCCACCCTCGACACCAATCTCGCTCTCTCTGCGGGCCCCCAGGTCGCGCGCCCCCTCCACGAACGCCTGGCCGACGTACCCGCCAGCACGGTCCTCGGCGACGACGGGTTCGGGCTGTCTGCCGGCCAGCGCGCACTGCTCGCCATCGAACGAGCACGTCGCAGTGACGCGACCATGCTGCTGCTCGACGAACCGACCGCGCACCTCGACGCGGAGGCGGCCGCCGACGTACGGGAGCTGCTGACGGACCTGGCTCGCGACCGCATCGTCATAGTCGTCACGCATGACCCCGAGCTCGCTGCCGCAGCCGACCATCAGGTCGCGCTGGCCGAGACCGGCGGACGACGTGAGGAGGCGTGCGCTCCACCGCACCAATCCTCACGTCGAGCCGACTCACCGCCGCAGCCCCACCGCGATCAACCTGACAACAGGTCCACGACGGTCGACCGAACGCCACGGCGATCGTCAAGGACGCTGGTGGCGGGGCTGGTCGGTGGGCTCGCGGCCTCATCCGGAGTCGCCCTCACCGCGACCAGCGGCTGGCTCGTCGTCCGGGCGAGTGAGCGACCCGTCGTCCTCACTCTCCTGACCGCGATCGTGGCGGTCCGCGCGTTCGGGATCGGCCGCCCGGTGCTGCGGTACGCCGAACGCGTGCTCTCCCACGACGTCGCCCTCGCCGAGCTCACCGAGCGACGGGTCGACGCCTACCGCCGCCTCATCCCCCTGACACCTGCCCGGCTCGGGCGCCGTCGCCGCAGCGATCTGCTGACCGGCTTCGTCCGCGACCTGGACGACATCGTCGACGCCACCGTCCGCGTCCACATCCCGCTCATCGCCACCGTGATGGCGAGCGTCGTCGCCATCGGCGTGACCCTCGCCATCGTGCCGGCATCCGCACTCGTCGTCGTCGGCCTCGTTGCCGCGGTCGCTGTGATCGCCGTCATCGACTGGCTGTGCGAACGCCGAACCCAGGCCACCTCCCTGCAGGCGAGGTCCGACGTCGCACGCGCCGCGCACCTCGCATCATCGAACGCCCTTGAGCTGCAAGCCATCTCGGCGTCCGACTACGCGATCACTCAGCTTGATGAGGCACAGGTGCGGGCCGAGAGCGGCGCCCTCAGACAAGCAGGCGGACGGGCGATCGGGCAGGCCGGTACGTCTGTGCTGGTCGGCCTGTCGACCATCACCATGGCAGCAGTGGTCGCCACTGCGGACATCACTGCTCCCGCCGCTGCCCTGCTGCTGCTTGTGCCACTCGCCCTGGGCGAGGTGCTCAGCGGGCTCCCCGACGCGATGGGCGCGCTCGCACGATCGCGGGCCGCCGAGCGTCGGGTGAGGGCGCTCCTCTCCCAGGAGCCGGCCGTGGCCGAGCCCCTGACTTCCGTGACCGGGATGCACCACCCAGCAACCGGCGTACCCCGCCTCCGCCTCACGGACGTGAGCGCCACCTGGGACGGCCGGCAGGCGGCGCTCCCCGCGACCACCCTGACCATTGAGCCGGGAGAGCACCTGGCCGTGACCGGTCCGAACGGCAGCGGCAAGTCGACGCTGCTGGCCGTGCTCGCACGCCACCTCGACCCTGTCTCAGGTCGCTACGCGCTCGATGACCGGGACGTGCGTACGCGCCCGCTCGATGACGTACGCCGACGAATCGCCTTCGTCGAGGACGAACCCCACGTGTTCGCCGGGACCGTCCGCGCCAACCTGCTGCTCGCACGACCGGGCGCCGATGACCGAGCCGTGACGCACGCGCTGGTCGACGCCGGACTCGGTCGATGGCTCGCCGGCCTGCCCGAAGGACTTGGTACGACGCTGGGCTCGGCCGGACGAGGCGTGTCCGGTGGCGAGCGGGCTCGGTTGGGTATCGCGCGGGCGCTGCTGTCCGAGCGACCGGTCGTCCTGCTCGACGAACCCGTGGCACACCTGGACCACCCGACGGCCGCGGCAGTGCTGGAGGATCTCCATGTGGCGACCGCATCGCGAACGGTCGTACTGGTCACCCACCAGCAGATGGCGGAAGATCGATGTGACACTGTGCTCCGGTGGGGCGCATCCCATCAGGTGCCGGCGAGGAGCATGCCATGA
- a CDS encoding BlaI/MecI/CopY family transcriptional regulator, giving the protein MSRGSGSPGLGDLESAVMQVLWTSESPLSVREVHAALTGRDLAYTTVMTVLDRLAKKGLADRERDGRAWRYTARASREELTAQVLRTTLGGLDPADRTAALLHFLGESSSHERDELREALNKLEQQDR; this is encoded by the coding sequence ATGAGCAGAGGAAGCGGGAGTCCAGGACTGGGCGATCTCGAGTCTGCCGTCATGCAGGTGCTCTGGACGTCCGAGAGCCCGCTGTCGGTGCGCGAGGTGCACGCCGCGCTGACCGGCCGCGACCTGGCTTACACGACCGTGATGACCGTGCTCGACCGGCTGGCCAAGAAGGGCCTCGCCGACCGCGAGCGCGACGGGCGGGCCTGGCGATACACCGCGCGGGCCTCTCGCGAAGAGCTCACCGCCCAGGTGCTGCGGACGACGCTCGGTGGCCTCGATCCCGCTGACCGGACCGCGGCGCTGCTGCACTTCCTGGGCGAGTCGAGCTCCCATGAGCGTGACGAGCTGCGCGAGGCCCTCAACAAGCTGGAGCAGCAGGACCGCTAG
- a CDS encoding MFS transporter: MSIHSQMRSARTASSATSTRLLLPVLCGSTFMASLDLFVVNVAVDDIGRSFAGSSLGDVSWIINAYAIVYAALLIPAGRWADRVGRKTGFLVGVGLFTVASVACAVSPALWFLVGARCLQAVGAAIMTPASLGLLIVSVPADKRAGAIRLWATTSALAAAAGPVLGGLLVQLSWQWIFVINLPVGIALILLGRSVIQEFRRSESEPMDAFGAVLLALAVGLLAVAIVQGPDWGWGSASVVGTFVAAVLASAVLVWHTRRAEDPIVAPALLRIPSFSRANLAMVTFNVAFAAGLLPTILFMQTAWGYDALRAGLAVAPGPFVVPIFAQLGGRLAPRLRAPRVAALGCLLWAGGLALVALSIGDQPSYAAQILPGWLLAGAGVGLTLPMIVGVATASLPPEWSATGGAIVNVARQIGTVLGVSLVVALLASSSDSGTPHEAFARVLWVSAAASVVAMLVSLVMVRRPASGPAAPAC; encoded by the coding sequence ATGTCTATCCACAGTCAGATGCGGTCGGCACGCACCGCGTCGTCAGCGACGTCCACCCGGCTGCTGCTTCCCGTGCTCTGCGGCTCGACGTTCATGGCCTCGCTCGACCTGTTCGTCGTCAACGTCGCCGTCGATGACATCGGCCGCAGCTTCGCCGGGTCCTCCCTGGGTGACGTCAGCTGGATCATCAATGCATACGCCATCGTGTACGCCGCGCTCCTGATCCCCGCCGGCCGCTGGGCTGACCGGGTCGGGCGCAAGACCGGCTTCCTGGTCGGCGTCGGGCTGTTCACGGTCGCGTCGGTGGCCTGCGCGGTGAGCCCTGCGCTGTGGTTCCTGGTCGGAGCCCGCTGCCTGCAGGCCGTGGGCGCGGCGATCATGACGCCGGCCAGTCTCGGCCTGCTGATCGTCTCCGTCCCGGCCGACAAGCGAGCCGGCGCCATCCGCCTGTGGGCGACCACGAGCGCCCTCGCCGCCGCAGCAGGGCCGGTCCTCGGCGGGCTGCTCGTCCAGCTCAGCTGGCAGTGGATCTTCGTCATCAACCTGCCTGTCGGCATTGCGCTGATCCTGCTGGGACGCAGCGTGATTCAGGAATTCCGCCGGTCGGAGAGCGAGCCGATGGACGCCTTCGGTGCCGTGCTGCTGGCTCTTGCAGTCGGTCTGCTCGCGGTCGCGATCGTGCAGGGTCCGGACTGGGGTTGGGGGAGCGCGTCCGTGGTCGGCACCTTTGTCGCGGCCGTCCTCGCGTCGGCGGTGCTTGTCTGGCACACCCGCCGAGCTGAGGACCCGATCGTCGCCCCCGCGCTGCTGCGCATCCCGTCGTTCAGTCGAGCCAACCTGGCCATGGTGACCTTCAACGTGGCTTTCGCGGCGGGCCTGCTACCGACCATCCTGTTCATGCAGACGGCGTGGGGGTACGACGCACTGAGGGCCGGACTCGCAGTCGCCCCAGGCCCGTTCGTCGTTCCGATCTTTGCTCAGCTGGGTGGACGTCTCGCTCCGCGGCTGCGTGCGCCGAGGGTCGCCGCTCTCGGGTGCTTGCTCTGGGCGGGCGGTCTTGCGCTGGTCGCCCTCAGCATCGGCGACCAGCCGTCGTACGCCGCGCAGATCCTCCCAGGTTGGCTGCTCGCGGGCGCCGGGGTCGGGCTCACGCTGCCGATGATCGTCGGCGTCGCGACCGCCTCGTTGCCGCCTGAGTGGTCGGCTACTGGTGGCGCAATCGTCAACGTTGCCAGGCAGATCGGGACGGTGCTTGGGGTGAGTCTGGTGGTCGCTCTGCTGGCGAGCTCGAGCGATTCGGGTACGCCGCACGAGGCCTTCGCCCGCGTGCTGTGGGTCAGTGCGGCAGCGTCGGTCGTCGCCATGCTCGTGAGCCTGGTGATGGTCCGTCGCCCGGCTAGCGGTCCTGCTGCTCCAGCTTGTTGA
- a CDS encoding winged helix-turn-helix transcriptional regulator translates to MAAVMHGALADLDRWEPGDRCSISRALDVVGTRTAILILRESYYGTTRFDGFARRVGISDAVASARLRALVDEGLLAKRPYQEPGQRTRHEYTLTPKGTALMPVVFGLMQWGDTYLQGDGGPMQLLADDTGEPLTVAVSTEQGRRVPLDEVRVTQRHP, encoded by the coding sequence ATGGCAGCAGTGATGCACGGAGCCCTCGCCGACCTCGACCGCTGGGAGCCTGGCGACCGATGCTCGATCTCTCGCGCTTTGGATGTCGTCGGCACCCGGACTGCCATTCTCATCCTGCGCGAGTCCTACTACGGCACCACCCGATTCGACGGTTTCGCGCGGCGCGTCGGCATCAGTGACGCCGTCGCCTCCGCCCGCCTCAGGGCGCTGGTCGACGAGGGCCTGCTCGCGAAGCGGCCGTACCAGGAGCCGGGCCAGCGCACTCGCCACGAGTACACACTGACGCCCAAAGGCACGGCCCTGATGCCGGTCGTCTTCGGCCTGATGCAGTGGGGTGACACCTACCTCCAAGGCGACGGCGGCCCGATGCAGCTGCTCGCCGACGACACGGGCGAGCCGCTGACCGTCGCGGTCAGCACCGAGCAGGGCCGCCGCGTCCCGCTCGATGAGGTCCGCGTGACCCAGCGCCACCCCTGA